In Phragmites australis chromosome 24, lpPhrAust1.1, whole genome shotgun sequence, the following are encoded in one genomic region:
- the LOC133907976 gene encoding U-box domain-containing protein 4-like, with amino-acid sequence MSLQSCPAVAGDATAEELLERARGLVPAALAAARAATGFGGRWKAITARLERVPPCMSDLSSHPCFSKNSLCRELLQSVAATLAEAAELGARCLEPPRAGKLQMQSDLDALAGKLDLNLRDCALLVKTGVLSDATVPAAPAEAAAAAATQMDVRELLARLQIGHAEAKHRAVDGLLDALREDQNSVLSALGRGNVAALVQLLTATAPKVREKAATVLCLLAESGSCESLLMSEGALPPLIRLAESGSLVSREKAVITLQRLSMSPDIARAIIGHSGVRPLIDICLTGDSISQSAAAGALKNLSAVPEVRQALAEEGVVRVMINLLDSAVVLGSKEYAAECLQNLTSSNDNLRRAVVSEGGLRSLLAYLDGPLPQESPVAALRNLVTAVSPDSLVSLCVLPRLVHVLRDGSVGAQQAAAAAICKISSSTDMKRLVGEHGCIPLLVRLLEAKSNAAREVAAQAVASLMGYPPNARDIKKDEKSVPNLVQLLDPSPQNTAKKYAIACLLALSASKRCKKLMISHGTIGYLKKLSEKDVAGAKKLLEKLERGKLRSLFTRK; translated from the coding sequence ATGAGCTTGCAGAGCTGTCCAGCCGTCGCCGGGGACGCGACGGCGGAGGAGCTGCTTGAGCGGGCGCGGGGGCTGGTGCCGGCCGCCCTggccgcggcgcgcgcggcaACCGGCTTCGGCGGGCGGTGGAAGGCCATCACGGCGAGGCTGGAGAGGGTGCCGCCGTGCATGTCGGACCTGTCCAGCCACCCCTGCTTCTCCAAGAACTCGCTCTGCCGTGAGCTGCTGCAGTCGGTGGCCGCCACGCTCGCTGAGGCCGCCGAGCTCGGCGCGCGCTGCCTTGAGCCGCCGAGGGCGGGGAAGCTTCAGATGCAGAGCGACCTCGACGCGCTCGCCGGGAAGCTGGACCTTAACCTCCGGGATTGTGCGCTCCTTGTCAAGACTGGTGTGCTGTCCGACGCGACGGTTCCGGCGGCCCCggcggaggccgcggcggctgctgccacGCAGATGGACGTGCGGGAGCTGCTTGCCAGGCTGCAGATCGGACACGCGGAGGCGAAGCACCGGGCGGTGGATGGGCTTCTCGATGCTCTGCGCGAGGACCAGAATAGCGTGTTGTCGGCGCTCGGCCGTGGCAATGTGGCCGCACTGGTGCAGCTGCTCACGGCGACAGCTCCCAAGGTCAGGGAGAAGGCGGCCACTGTACTCTGCTTGCTCGCCGAGTCTGGGAGCTGCGAGAGCTTGCTAATGTCAGAAGGCGCGCTGCCGCCGCTTATCCGGCTTGCTGAGTCAGGCAGCCTTGTCAGCAGGGAGAAGGCCGTCATCACGCTGCAGCGGCTGTCCATGTCACCCGACATTGCCCGTGCGATCATCGGACACAGCGGCGTCCGCCCGCTCATCGACATCTGCCTGACCGGGGACTCCATCTCGCAGTCCGCCGCGGCTGGAGCGCTCAAGAACCTCTCTGCAGTGCCGGAGGTCCGACAGGCGCTGGCCGAGGAAGGCGTCGTGCGCGTCATGATCAACCTGCTCGATTCCGCCGTCGTGCTCGGCTCCAAGGAGTACGCCGCGGAGTGCCTGCAGAACCTCACGTCAAGCAACGACAACCTGCGGCGTGCCGTCGTGTCCGAGGGCGGCCTGCGCAGCCTGCTCGCCTACCTCGACGGCCCGCTGCCGCAGGAATCCCCCGTGGCCGCGCTCCGCAACCTCGTTACCGCCGTCTCGCCAGACAGCCTCGTGTCGCTGTGCGTGCTCCCGCGCCTCGTCCACGTGCTCCGGGACGGCTCCGTCGGCGCGCAGCAAGCGGCCGCGGCGGCCATCTGCAAGATCTCCAGCTCCACCGACATGAAGCGCCTGGTGGGCGAGCACGGCTGCATCCCGCTGCTGGTGCGCCTGCTGGAGGCCAAGTCGAACGCGGCGCGCGAAGTCGCCGCGCAGGCGGTGGCGAGCCTGATGGGCTACCCTCCGAACGCTAGGGACATCAAGAAGGACGAGAAGAGCGTGCCCAACCTTGTACAACTGCTGGACCCGAGCCCGCAGAACACGGCCAAGAAGTACGCCATCGCCTGCCTCCTGGCGCTGTCGGCCAGCAAGCGCTGCAAGAAGCTGATGATCTCGCACGGCACCATCGGGTACCTGAAGAAGCTCTCGGAGAAGGACGTCGCGGGCGCCAAGAAGCTGCTCGAGAAGCTGGAGCGCGGCAAGCTGCGCAGCCTCTTTACCAGGAAGTAG
- the LOC133908016 gene encoding protein COFACTOR ASSEMBLY OF COMPLEX C SUBUNIT B CCB2, chloroplastic-like, which produces MPHLARAPPLHSHPVPAAAATARLLPLLASATKPRRRPRKSSLARVRASNSDPSQQQQQQEVSLSVLRFTLGIPGLDESYLPRWIGLGFGALVLLNHLLSPSPTPAQLRSEVLGLCLAAFSATLPFLGRFLEGADAAGRVPLPEGSRQLFVMSENLSAAQKEDMAWASYVLLRNTNTTSVLIAIGDVLCIRGYWDPPADTSKYAMIEWFKCQMQQVGLVDLRDALYFPNFSDTRLGKILPDEVLCVLAQRVLCSPDPANGETKTEGAILLASNANYAYTEKDRVWIRTIANKFQCA; this is translated from the exons ATGCCTCACCTCGCCCGCGCACCGCCGCTCCACTCCCACCctgtccccgccgccgccgccaccgcccgccTCCTCCCACTCTTGGCGTCGGCAACCAaaccccgccgccgcccacgcAAGTCCTCCCTCGCCCGCGTCCGCGCCTCCAACTCCGACCcttcgcagcagcagcagcagcaggaggtcAGCCTCTCCGTCCTCCGCTTCACCCTCG GGATTCCGGGGCTGGACGAGTCGTACCTCCCGCGGTGGATAGGCCTCGGATTCGGCGCCCTCGTCCTCCTCAACCACCTCCTCTCCCCGTCCCCCACGCCCGCGCAGCTC AGGTCCGAGGTTCTTGGGCTGTGCCTTGCCGCGTTCTCGGCGACGCTGCCGTTCCTCGGGAGGTTCCTGGAG GGCGCTGATGCTGCCGGCCGTGTGCCTTTGCCCGAGGGGAGCAGGCAGTTGTTCGTGATGTCTGAGAATCTCTCGGCGGCTCAGAAGGAGGACATGGCGTGGGCCTCGTACGTTCTGCTGCGGAACACAAACACCACGTCTGTG CTCATAGCAATTGGGGATGTGTTGTGCATACGAGGATACTGGGATCCACCTGCAGATACTTCAAAATATGCCATGATTGAGTGGTTCAAATGTCAGATGCAGCAAGTTGGACTTGTTGATTTGAGGGATGCTTTGTACTTCCCTAATTTTTCAG ACACTCGGCTTGGGAAGATTCTGCCAGACGAGGTTCTTTGTGTGTTAGCTCAACGAGTTCTGTGCAGTCCTGATCCAGCTAATGGTGAAACAAAAACTGAAGGTGCCATCCTGCTGGCCTCCAATGCAAATTATGCATATACTGAAAAAGATAGGGTTTGGATAAGAACAATTGCCAATAAATTTCAGTGTGCCTAG